In Pseudoalteromonas shioyasakiensis, one DNA window encodes the following:
- a CDS encoding glycoside hydrolase family 2 protein has product MRKDYFGRLEKKLRLISKPAWFETSILRNAFIACLSFLVVACNSQQSVDIQPNDDAKTDIMMLSGTGSDDAVKWDFYCSEGQNCGQWSKIDVPSNWEQQGFGNYDYGYIPDKHSEQGIYRRDFTLPADWSGRKIEIVFDGVMTDATVFVNQQQVGPTHQGGFYRFSYDITPFLKSGEANELKVVVDKVSANKSIEAAERAADYWVFGGIYRQVFLQSLPQSHIDWVSLDAKASGEFKMDVYIEGLDKSNASAVEAQILDLDGNPVSETFNATLNGNKVNLATNVDSPELWSAETPNLYQVRIDLKEGSKTLHSFDKTFGFRTFELRPHDGLYLNGEKIILKGVNRHSFRPATGRTMTKQASIDDIKTMKSMNMNAVRMSHYPPDVHFLEAADRLGIYVINELGTWQKPVIDTPSARRLVAQLVKRDQAHPSILFWANGNEGGFNTDVDDDYHLYDIQNRPILHPWELFRNIDTDHYPTYSELVAKKARNEVFFPTEFLHGLYDGGHGAGLRDFWDFMMSTPVGAGGFLWVFADEGVERTDQNGRVDTDFNHAPDGIVGPYGEKEASFFTIKEIWSPIQVENLKNGQLLAGSFDGQLQVKNLYDFVDLSTMSLEWRLYQPVTAFSDKKQLIASNKATLPAIKPDSTGTVQLNLPDNWQQNGWLEVEFFDQQQNSIWTDAWPIQSAAKLAKLTQEQFENQASATKPAQIVSQNESELTVKAADRTIIFDATTGLLKSYSKQGQTAALTNGPKLLRSDNSQNKGVYNGIGSWLTHDPNAEKEAQQDKKPTELKSEIIANDLVIEVMNPPAGITKLTWTVHPEGHLSMDVDYWLDGEYILHGVGFNYPKKAIEHKRWLGDGPYRVWANRLEGVNYSVWENDYNEGVAGERWELPEFKGYFSDIQWLTLSSEQSEITFSTATPDLYARVMQPDDGERPDNTLALKYGEEISFLHRISAIGSKFHAAHHLGPQGRPVAERGINNIKLTIY; this is encoded by the coding sequence ATGAGGAAGGATTATTTTGGCCGGCTTGAAAAAAAGCTAAGGTTAATAAGCAAACCTGCATGGTTTGAAACCAGTATATTAAGAAATGCGTTTATCGCTTGCTTGAGCTTCTTGGTTGTAGCCTGTAATAGTCAGCAAAGTGTTGATATTCAGCCTAATGATGACGCTAAAACAGACATCATGATGTTAAGCGGAACTGGCAGTGATGATGCGGTGAAATGGGACTTTTACTGTAGTGAAGGGCAAAACTGTGGTCAATGGAGCAAAATAGATGTTCCTTCTAACTGGGAGCAACAAGGCTTTGGTAACTATGATTACGGCTACATCCCAGATAAACATAGCGAACAAGGTATTTATCGTCGTGATTTTACCCTACCTGCTGATTGGTCTGGTCGCAAAATTGAAATTGTTTTTGATGGTGTGATGACAGATGCCACTGTGTTTGTGAACCAACAACAAGTGGGGCCAACCCACCAAGGTGGTTTTTATCGATTCAGCTATGACATAACGCCATTTTTAAAAAGTGGTGAAGCTAATGAGCTAAAGGTTGTGGTAGATAAAGTTTCGGCAAACAAAAGTATTGAAGCAGCAGAACGCGCAGCAGACTACTGGGTGTTCGGTGGTATCTATCGTCAAGTCTTTTTACAATCTTTGCCACAATCTCATATTGATTGGGTTTCATTAGATGCAAAAGCGTCTGGTGAATTTAAAATGGATGTTTATATAGAAGGATTAGATAAATCAAATGCTTCTGCAGTTGAAGCACAAATTTTAGATTTAGATGGTAACCCAGTAAGTGAAACGTTTAATGCCACACTTAATGGTAACAAGGTTAACTTAGCAACTAACGTGGACTCTCCTGAGCTTTGGAGCGCCGAGACGCCTAATTTATATCAAGTACGTATTGATTTAAAAGAAGGCTCTAAAACTCTACATAGTTTCGATAAAACCTTTGGCTTTAGAACTTTTGAATTACGCCCACATGACGGCTTATATTTAAATGGCGAAAAAATTATCCTTAAAGGGGTTAACCGTCACAGCTTCCGTCCAGCAACTGGACGTACTATGACTAAACAAGCCAGCATCGATGACATTAAGACGATGAAAAGCATGAACATGAATGCTGTTAGAATGTCGCATTACCCACCCGATGTGCACTTTTTAGAAGCGGCAGACCGTCTCGGTATTTATGTTATTAATGAGTTAGGCACATGGCAAAAGCCAGTTATTGATACGCCATCAGCGAGACGCCTCGTTGCACAGCTTGTTAAACGCGACCAAGCACACCCAAGTATTTTATTCTGGGCGAACGGTAATGAAGGCGGTTTTAATACCGATGTTGATGATGATTATCACCTTTATGACATTCAAAACCGTCCAATTCTTCATCCTTGGGAGTTGTTCCGTAATATCGATACTGATCATTACCCAACTTACTCGGAACTAGTAGCTAAAAAAGCCCGTAATGAAGTATTTTTCCCAACCGAGTTCTTACATGGCTTGTATGATGGTGGCCATGGTGCAGGTTTGAGAGATTTTTGGGACTTCATGATGTCAACTCCTGTTGGTGCCGGTGGTTTCCTATGGGTGTTTGCTGATGAAGGTGTTGAGCGTACAGATCAAAATGGCCGTGTTGATACCGACTTTAACCATGCGCCAGATGGTATTGTTGGACCTTATGGTGAAAAAGAAGCGAGCTTTTTTACAATTAAAGAGATTTGGTCACCAATCCAAGTTGAAAACTTAAAGAATGGCCAGTTACTTGCCGGTTCTTTTGACGGTCAGTTGCAAGTTAAAAACCTGTATGACTTTGTTGATCTATCAACTATGTCGCTCGAATGGCGTCTATATCAGCCAGTGACTGCGTTTTCAGATAAAAAGCAGCTTATAGCGAGCAATAAAGCTACACTACCTGCAATTAAGCCAGACTCGACAGGAACAGTACAATTGAACTTACCTGACAATTGGCAGCAAAATGGTTGGTTAGAGGTTGAATTTTTTGACCAGCAGCAGAATTCAATTTGGACAGATGCTTGGCCTATCCAAAGTGCAGCTAAACTTGCAAAATTAACTCAAGAGCAATTTGAAAATCAGGCATCAGCGACTAAACCTGCTCAGATTGTTAGTCAAAACGAATCTGAGTTAACGGTTAAGGCTGCTGATAGAACAATTATTTTTGACGCAACAACAGGTCTATTAAAGTCATACAGTAAGCAAGGTCAAACTGCGGCGTTAACAAATGGCCCTAAACTTCTTCGTTCTGATAACTCACAAAATAAAGGGGTTTATAATGGTATTGGTTCATGGCTAACTCATGATCCAAATGCTGAGAAAGAAGCGCAGCAAGATAAAAAGCCTACTGAATTAAAGTCTGAAATTATAGCTAATGATTTAGTGATTGAAGTGATGAACCCGCCAGCAGGCATCACTAAGCTAACGTGGACTGTTCACCCAGAGGGTCATTTATCAATGGATGTTGATTACTGGCTTGACGGTGAATACATCCTTCATGGTGTTGGTTTTAATTATCCGAAAAAAGCAATTGAGCATAAACGTTGGTTAGGTGATGGCCCCTACCGTGTATGGGCTAACCGCTTAGAGGGCGTAAACTACTCTGTTTGGGAAAATGATTATAATGAAGGGGTTGCTGGTGAGCGTTGGGAATTACCAGAGTTTAAAGGGTACTTCTCAGATATTCAGTGGCTTACATTAAGCTCTGAGCAAAGTGAAATCACTTTCTCTACTGCAACTCCGGATCTATATGCGCGAGTTATGCAGCCTGATGATGGTGAGCGTCCTGATAATACATTAGCACTTAAGTATGGTGAAGAAATTAGCTTCTTACACAGAATTAGTGCAATAGGGTCTAAGTTCCACGCTGCACATCACCTTGGCCCACAAGGTCGACCTGTGGCAGAAAGAGGAATAAACAATATCAAGCTAACGATATACTAA
- a CDS encoding TonB-dependent receptor: MFKKTTLASTICMALFGQCVYAADEAAEQTQNAQANDNNDSLEIIEVVGIRSSLNKAVNIKRQSIQVVDAIVAEDIGKFPDNNLVEALQRVTGVQVTDRASGEVNTVTIRGLTDVTTTINGREMFTAAGRQLAVADIPAALLESVEVYKTRNASQLASGIAGQLNVRTQRPFNFEGSKVVVNARGVYQDQSEETDPIVSVLASNRWESSVGDVGALINLSFASTSYRDENSAPGGFVPFRADNLNRIYPWPTGLEHGMDRTPGATMYDPATDSEVEYYLSRDALNQSDLTGKRERPAVNLSFQWAPNDTSEYIFEAFYNGYRNESNNHLLFSYADSSRVETVTQPVLFEGTNVIKSRAWGDSGAFTSGDFSKSQTDSYMFALGGKWALSEDATLKSELVYQTSKYEREFVAMQANTRFPFVMADFNHEDGIMAWTVYDEEFGTPLDLTDPSLWTTSTMFDNGGEDNGDGLTFTLDLDFYVDWGIFTKGKAGVRYDKRTADSSSRDSNRFNPIALASLGSDAHYVNSDFFDGKSDLPRSWVAFNAKNLWQNRAEYRDTFNFYDSADGERRMTLQKNFDIDQTSWAAYVQSQFETQLFGNRLDGDIGLRYTYAGADMDFYHWDGEVGGIVQSTGRNSSAKFLPNLTLRYHLSDDLITRFAYTQTLRRPEFGQLNSFINLRPDTTNVGYGNASGGNQSLRPVESTNYDFSLEYYFNEGSSAYATYFYRDIEGFVFDSLRQAQFPNPETGEMEDYILSQPGNTSNGVLKGVEVGLIYFPESVPQWLDGIGLQASGTFLDSDQDIPIFSNEGELTGYTNRSVFGVSDTSYSGVLIYERENFSTRLSYVWRDSFLNRYGSGRFAHPRGVYRRPEQSLDFQVSYDVTEDLVVTFDATNLTDEVYRQYYELPTVLNDSASIYSRTFGLGFRYSF, translated from the coding sequence ATGTTTAAGAAAACGACATTAGCCAGCACAATTTGTATGGCCCTTTTTGGGCAATGTGTTTATGCAGCAGATGAGGCTGCAGAGCAAACACAAAACGCTCAAGCAAATGACAACAATGATTCCCTTGAAATAATTGAAGTTGTTGGGATCCGAAGCAGCTTAAATAAAGCCGTTAATATAAAGCGCCAATCAATTCAGGTTGTTGATGCGATTGTTGCTGAAGATATTGGTAAGTTTCCTGATAATAACCTTGTTGAGGCGCTACAACGTGTAACGGGTGTACAGGTAACAGACCGCGCATCGGGTGAAGTAAATACTGTTACAATCCGTGGCTTAACCGATGTTACAACAACAATTAATGGCCGCGAAATGTTCACCGCAGCAGGGCGTCAACTTGCTGTTGCAGATATACCTGCAGCACTACTTGAAAGTGTAGAAGTTTACAAAACACGAAATGCCAGCCAATTAGCGAGCGGTATTGCGGGACAACTTAATGTTCGCACCCAACGCCCATTTAATTTTGAAGGCTCAAAGGTTGTGGTCAATGCCCGTGGCGTATATCAAGACCAATCTGAAGAAACAGATCCAATAGTGAGTGTGCTTGCCAGCAATCGTTGGGAGTCATCTGTTGGTGATGTAGGCGCATTAATTAACCTTTCATTTGCTAGCACCAGCTACCGAGATGAAAATAGTGCACCAGGTGGCTTCGTACCATTTAGAGCTGATAACTTAAATCGCATTTACCCATGGCCAACTGGCCTTGAACACGGTATGGACAGAACGCCAGGGGCAACCATGTATGACCCTGCAACTGACAGTGAGGTTGAGTACTATCTAAGTCGTGACGCATTAAACCAGTCAGATCTAACTGGTAAACGTGAACGCCCAGCAGTAAACCTGTCATTTCAATGGGCACCAAATGATACATCAGAGTATATTTTCGAAGCATTTTACAATGGCTACCGCAACGAAAGTAATAACCACCTACTATTCTCATACGCAGATTCTTCACGGGTAGAAACCGTGACACAACCAGTCTTGTTTGAAGGCACAAATGTAATCAAATCTCGTGCTTGGGGTGATTCAGGTGCATTTACCAGCGGCGACTTTTCTAAGAGCCAAACTGATAGCTACATGTTTGCATTAGGTGGTAAATGGGCGCTATCTGAAGATGCAACACTAAAATCTGAGCTAGTCTATCAAACAAGTAAATATGAACGTGAGTTTGTTGCTATGCAGGCAAACACTCGTTTTCCATTTGTCATGGCAGACTTCAACCATGAAGACGGCATCATGGCATGGACTGTTTACGATGAAGAGTTTGGTACTCCACTTGATTTAACCGATCCAAGCTTATGGACCACCAGTACCATGTTCGACAACGGCGGTGAAGATAATGGTGATGGCTTAACATTCACGCTTGACCTCGACTTCTATGTTGACTGGGGTATCTTTACAAAAGGTAAAGCAGGTGTTCGTTATGATAAACGTACAGCTGATAGCAGCAGTCGTGATTCTAATCGATTCAACCCTATTGCATTGGCATCTCTAGGCTCAGATGCGCACTACGTAAATAGTGATTTCTTTGATGGGAAAAGTGACTTGCCGAGATCATGGGTTGCCTTTAATGCAAAAAATTTATGGCAAAACCGTGCAGAGTATCGCGATACGTTTAATTTCTACGATAGCGCCGATGGCGAGCGTCGAATGACACTACAAAAGAACTTCGATATCGACCAAACTTCATGGGCTGCGTATGTACAAAGCCAATTTGAAACACAGCTTTTTGGTAATCGATTAGACGGTGATATTGGTCTTCGCTATACCTACGCAGGCGCTGACATGGACTTTTACCACTGGGATGGAGAAGTTGGTGGCATAGTACAAAGTACTGGCCGAAATAGTAGCGCAAAATTTTTGCCTAACTTAACGCTACGCTACCATTTAAGTGATGATTTAATAACTCGTTTTGCTTATACGCAAACCTTACGCCGCCCAGAGTTTGGCCAATTAAATAGTTTTATTAATTTACGCCCAGACACTACAAACGTTGGCTATGGCAACGCAAGCGGTGGTAATCAAAGCCTACGCCCAGTTGAATCTACGAACTATGACTTCTCACTAGAATACTACTTTAATGAAGGTAGCTCAGCGTATGCGACCTACTTCTACAGAGATATTGAAGGATTTGTTTTTGATTCATTACGCCAAGCTCAATTTCCAAACCCAGAAACTGGTGAGATGGAAGATTATATACTTTCTCAACCTGGCAACACCTCCAATGGTGTTCTTAAAGGCGTTGAAGTTGGCCTAATTTACTTCCCTGAATCTGTCCCGCAGTGGTTAGATGGTATTGGCCTTCAAGCAAGTGGTACCTTCTTAGATTCGGATCAAGACATTCCAATCTTTAGCAACGAAGGTGAGTTAACAGGATACACAAACAGAAGCGTATTTGGTGTATCAGATACCTCTTATAGTGGTGTATTAATTTATGAACGAGAAAATTTCAGCACTCGCCTCTCTTACGTTTGGCGTGACTCATTCTTAAATCGCTATGGCTCAGGTCGTTTCGCGCATCCACGAGGAGTTTATCGTCGACCAGAACAAAGTTTAGACTTCCAAGTAAGTTACGATGTCACTGAAGACTTAGTTGTGACATTTGATGCTACAAACCTAACAGATGAGGTTTATCGTCAATACTACGAACTACCAACTGTTCTAAACGACTCAGCGTCTATTTATAGCCGTACATTCGGCTTAGGATTCCGCTATAGCTTCTAA
- the uxaC gene encoding glucuronate isomerase: MSIKSQPLSLHPDRLFSSDPAIVSVARELYEEIKDLPIVSPHGHTDPKWFNKNPNFGNATELFIKPDHYVFRMLYSQGIDLTELGIPEHGIDGDLTRSKNADPKKAWQIFADNYYLFSGTPSGYWLDAVFYDVFGFKEKLNSENAQQYYDKITAELATDAYKPQALMDRFNIELIATTEGALDSLDHHKEMAETAMAKRVITTFRPDDVVDASREDFTDNLAKLGELTDQDTSTWQGYLEAVRIRRAYFKKEGRATATDHGHPSAITADLSLSECEALFKKCRTGNATEQEQELFRGQMLTELAGMSIEDGLVMQIHPGAHRNHNQPIFNQFGRDKGADIPSQTEYVNALKPLLSKYGNHPKLKIILFTLDETTYSRELAPLAGHYPSLKLGPAWWFHDSPAGMLRFRQQTTETAGFYNTVGFNDDTRAFLSIPARHDVARRVDCRYLAELVTNHQITIETAHELAYQLTYGLVKKAYNL, from the coding sequence ATGTCAATTAAATCACAGCCGCTTTCACTTCACCCTGATAGGCTATTTTCGAGTGACCCGGCAATTGTTAGTGTTGCCCGAGAGCTTTATGAAGAAATAAAAGATCTTCCTATAGTCAGCCCACATGGCCATACAGACCCAAAGTGGTTTAATAAAAACCCTAACTTTGGCAACGCCACTGAACTATTTATAAAACCAGATCATTATGTATTTAGAATGCTTTACAGCCAAGGTATTGATTTAACCGAGCTTGGTATTCCTGAGCATGGTATCGATGGCGATTTAACACGATCAAAAAATGCAGATCCAAAAAAAGCTTGGCAGATTTTTGCAGACAACTATTACCTATTTTCAGGCACACCAAGTGGCTATTGGTTAGATGCCGTTTTTTATGATGTATTTGGTTTTAAAGAAAAGCTTAACTCTGAAAACGCACAACAATACTACGATAAAATCACCGCTGAACTTGCAACAGATGCTTATAAACCACAAGCATTAATGGATCGCTTTAATATAGAGCTCATAGCAACAACTGAAGGTGCATTAGATTCACTTGATCATCATAAAGAGATGGCTGAAACGGCCATGGCCAAACGAGTTATAACCACATTTAGGCCTGATGATGTTGTGGATGCGAGCCGAGAAGACTTTACTGACAATCTCGCTAAGCTTGGTGAGTTAACAGATCAAGATACCAGTACTTGGCAAGGTTATTTAGAAGCAGTTCGCATTCGTCGCGCTTACTTTAAAAAAGAAGGTCGAGCAACTGCAACCGACCATGGTCACCCCAGTGCGATTACGGCTGATCTATCACTATCTGAATGTGAAGCATTATTTAAAAAATGCCGCACAGGTAACGCAACAGAACAAGAGCAAGAGCTATTTCGTGGCCAAATGCTAACGGAGCTGGCAGGTATGAGTATTGAAGATGGCCTTGTGATGCAAATTCATCCTGGCGCACATCGTAATCATAACCAACCAATTTTCAATCAATTTGGACGTGATAAAGGCGCAGATATTCCAAGCCAAACCGAATATGTTAATGCGCTTAAACCACTTTTAAGCAAATATGGTAATCATCCAAAGTTAAAAATCATTTTATTTACCTTGGATGAAACGACTTACAGTCGTGAGCTGGCACCGCTTGCTGGTCACTACCCTAGTTTAAAACTTGGTCCGGCATGGTGGTTCCATGATAGCCCTGCAGGCATGCTGCGTTTTCGTCAGCAAACAACTGAAACCGCAGGTTTCTATAATACGGTCGGTTTTAATGATGACACGCGAGCTTTTCTATCGATTCCAGCAAGGCATGATGTAGCACGCCGAGTTGATTGCCGCTACTTAGCAGAGCTTGTTACAAATCATCAAATAACGATTGAAACTGCCCACGAGCTTGCTTATCAACTGACTTACGGGTTGGTTAAAAAAGCGTATAACTTATAA
- a CDS encoding LacI family DNA-binding transcriptional regulator, with product MSVTINDIARLSGVSKRTVSRVINSSPAVGEATREKVLEIIKQTGFSPDKQARGLASSRSYLLGLIYDNPDALYIDEVQRGALSVCAELGYELVVHPGSAKREDFVDDCLRFISRSKLDGVIILPPVSENKELAAALRDVDCPYVRLASVDLDDADNIVVSDERAAMRDMADHLVELGHQDIGFISGPQNYRSSIERLAGFLAELQVYDVNLPAEYIVEGKNSYDSGLECARELLNKQPRPTAIVANNDEMAAAVLRVANNQGIKVPEQLSVAGFDDNILASRIIPSLTTIRRPVFNMACLAVQKLINRSRGNQDKLPMPKTVTPHLVTRESTSRVPE from the coding sequence ATGTCAGTGACAATTAATGATATTGCCCGCTTATCGGGGGTATCAAAACGTACCGTTTCGCGTGTGATAAACAGCTCACCTGCGGTAGGTGAAGCAACACGTGAAAAAGTGCTTGAGATAATAAAGCAAACAGGCTTCTCGCCAGATAAGCAAGCCAGGGGTTTAGCCTCAAGCCGTTCGTATTTGTTAGGGCTAATTTATGATAACCCTGATGCACTCTATATTGATGAAGTGCAACGAGGTGCATTGAGTGTCTGTGCTGAATTAGGCTACGAGTTAGTGGTACACCCAGGTTCTGCAAAACGCGAAGATTTTGTTGATGACTGCTTGCGCTTTATTTCTCGTTCAAAATTAGATGGCGTCATTATCTTGCCTCCGGTGTCAGAAAACAAAGAGCTCGCTGCAGCTTTAAGAGATGTTGATTGTCCATACGTAAGGCTTGCATCAGTTGATTTGGATGACGCTGATAATATTGTTGTATCTGACGAGCGTGCAGCAATGCGTGATATGGCAGACCATTTAGTCGAATTAGGCCATCAGGACATTGGCTTTATTTCTGGCCCACAAAATTATCGTTCATCAATAGAGCGTTTAGCTGGCTTTTTAGCTGAATTGCAGGTTTATGATGTAAATTTACCCGCAGAATATATTGTTGAAGGCAAAAATAGTTACGACAGTGGTTTAGAGTGCGCTAGGGAGTTGTTAAACAAACAACCTAGGCCAACAGCAATCGTTGCTAATAATGATGAGATGGCCGCAGCAGTGCTCCGTGTGGCTAACAACCAAGGCATTAAAGTGCCAGAACAGTTATCGGTCGCGGGGTTCGATGACAATATTCTTGCATCTCGGATCATTCCATCGCTGACAACAATACGCCGACCTGTATTTAATATGGCATGCTTAGCCGTACAAAAGTTGATTAATCGCTCTCGTGGTAATCAAGACAAACTACCTATGCCAAAAACAGTAACGCCACATTTGGTGACACGCGAATCAACATCTCGAGTTCCTGAGTAA
- a CDS encoding TRAP transporter large permease: MDMTAILLLVCFFTLLLINVPISISIALSTLLALVLHMDFTPAATTIAQQMIGGIDSFALLAIPFFILSGLIMGQGGIARRLIESAMAMVGFLPGGLALVNVMSCMMFGAISGSAVAATSAIGSFMVPEMKKHGYSENFAAAVTASAATTGMLIPPSNILIIYAIASGGVSIAALFVAGYLPGILLGLTLMLVCAIYSLKNNYPVAARLPLALVLEKVIAAIPSLLLIIIVIGGIIGGVFTATEAGAVAVLYALVLAVFVYRELSLDELPKLLLKACETTAIVMLIIAASSAMSWVLSYSHIPQMVSQFFLTLSDNPLLILLLINLILILVGAFIDMTPAVLIFTPIFLPVAAQFGMSPVQFGVMIVLNLSIGLVSPPVGSVLFVSCAVAKTSLHKIIKPMLPLYCVMFMVLMLVTYLPAISEFLPRLLGLID; the protein is encoded by the coding sequence ATGGACATGACAGCCATCTTGTTGCTTGTTTGCTTTTTCACACTGCTGCTAATCAATGTTCCGATCTCGATTAGTATTGCTCTGTCGACGTTGTTAGCACTGGTTTTGCACATGGATTTTACCCCTGCGGCAACGACCATTGCGCAGCAAATGATAGGGGGAATAGACAGCTTTGCACTACTGGCCATTCCGTTTTTTATTCTATCGGGTCTGATCATGGGGCAGGGGGGCATTGCTAGACGTTTAATTGAATCAGCTATGGCTATGGTCGGTTTTTTACCGGGCGGTCTAGCGCTGGTCAATGTGATGTCTTGTATGATGTTTGGCGCAATTTCTGGTTCTGCAGTGGCGGCCACATCGGCGATAGGCAGCTTTATGGTGCCAGAAATGAAAAAGCACGGTTACAGTGAAAACTTCGCCGCTGCGGTTACGGCCAGCGCAGCAACCACGGGTATGCTAATACCGCCAAGTAACATCTTAATTATTTATGCTATAGCAAGTGGTGGTGTGTCGATTGCGGCACTGTTTGTTGCAGGGTATTTACCAGGTATTTTGCTGGGCTTAACACTGATGTTGGTTTGCGCCATCTATTCTTTAAAAAACAACTACCCCGTAGCAGCTCGTTTACCACTTGCTTTAGTTTTAGAAAAAGTGATTGCAGCCATCCCTAGTTTGCTACTCATCATTATAGTTATTGGCGGTATCATAGGAGGTGTATTCACAGCCACAGAAGCAGGGGCTGTCGCTGTATTATATGCACTGGTTTTAGCTGTTTTTGTGTATAGAGAATTATCGCTAGATGAGTTGCCTAAACTATTACTAAAAGCCTGTGAGACTACGGCAATCGTGATGCTCATCATTGCCGCTTCTAGTGCGATGTCGTGGGTTTTATCATATTCACATATTCCGCAAATGGTGAGTCAATTTTTCTTAACCTTAAGTGATAACCCATTACTAATTTTGTTATTAATCAATCTCATTTTAATATTAGTGGGTGCCTTTATCGATATGACACCTGCTGTGCTTATATTTACTCCAATTTTTTTGCCCGTTGCAGCACAGTTTGGCATGTCACCGGTGCAATTCGGGGTAATGATAGTGCTTAATTTATCAATCGGTTTGGTATCGCCGCCGGTTGGTAGTGTATTGTTTGTCAGCTGCGCAGTAGCAAAAACTTCGCTTCATAAAATCATTAAGCCAATGCTTCCTTTGTATTGTGTGATGTTTATGGTGCTTATGTTGGTGACCTATTTACCTGCCATAAGTGAGTTTTTACCTCGCTTACTAGGGTTGATTGATTAA